The Gemmatimonas phototrophica region GTACCCTCCAGGCCAACGCGAGTGCCATCTCACGCAGATCTGAGACGTTCACCCAAAGTCCGGATATCCGCAGTTTGGGACGTCATCTAGCGCCGGACTGCGCAGCGGGCGATCCTGGAGAACGCGAACACAGCGAGCCATCATATCGTCAGGCTTCAGCACGCATCGTTATGCCGCGTGCGCCTGCTTTCTGCGGCGCCATATGCCAAAGGCAATGAGGGCAACGCTCGGCCAGAAGGTAAGACCGGCGAGCATGCCGAGAAAGACCGGATTCGGATTCGGGTCGTGGTAGAAGCCAAGGCGTGCCGCGACCATGATGCTTACGAGGGGGCCGGAGCCCACTACGAGGCCAACGAGTCCCGCACGAACCCACCAGGATTTCAGATACTCCCACATCGTGAGCTCTCCTATCGGTATTGTCGTCTGCACCAACCTCAATTAGCCCGTACGGGGCACTACACTCCAGCCGACGCCGAGCAGCGGCACACTCGCACAGGCAGGGCCACCGTCCCGACTCGTTCCCGCGATACTGGCGACACCCATAGTACCTGAGGTGTCACCGAATCGCTGAGCGAGCAACGGCCGCAACCCTTCGAGTGACACTTTGGCGCGCCGATCCCAGCACGAACCGAACTGGCCCGCGCGGGTGCCCGAGGTGAGATAGATGAACCGGCCGGCTCGCGGGCCCTGCACCGCCGGGCCTCGAAAGTCGAGCTCCCCGTTCGTGCCAACGACGACCCGCACAGACGCCTCGAACTCAAGGTGCGGTGAGCATCGGGTCGGCGGCGACAACTCCGTGCGCCCCAGTTGGAGCGCCCACGCGACGTCGGGCGGTGGCGATTCAACGCGGATTCGAACTACAAGCTCGCTGGCTGTCATGCTGCCGTCATAAACACGTCACGTGGGCATCGGGTTACCGTCAAGTTGTGCTGCCGATACCCAAAGAAATTGCAGCGACGCAGCCGCCGCTTCAATAACGTGGCCGCCTGCACCAACTGCCGTTAGACCACACCAAGCGTTAGCCCGAGATATCGCGTGCCAGGAACCGGACTCGCGCGATACGCCGGGATATCGACGAAGCCAAACTGCTCGTACAATCGTTGCGCCGACTGCATCGACGGAAGCGTATCCAACACGACTTCCTCGTATCGTGCGGCGCGCGCCTCACGCAGCAGACGAGCGACCAGCGCGCGTCCCACGCCATGGCCTCGGCCGGTGGGACGGACGAACAGGCGCTTCATCTCGGCGCGGCCGCCGCCCGCATCACGAAGCGCTACCATACCAACCGGCTGGTTCTCAAGCGTGGCGAGGAGCAGACGGCCGGACGGCCCTGCGTACGCTCCGGGAAGATGGCGGACCTCGGTCTCGAAATCCTGATACGCCAGATCGACGTCAAGCTGCGCCTGATACTCCATGAGAAGGAGACGCACCGTCTCGATTTCGTGTGCAACCACCGCGTGAGTTATTTCGATCATACTCTCTGTCGGTCTACTGTATGCGCCGGAGTCGGGCGTATGCTTGGCGCTCCTCGGACTCGGAGCGCGCATGCCCGACGCGGCGCCGACCGCGCGCGACTATGGTCAGTGGCGCCCCGTGGTCGCGTTGGTCGCTGACACGTTCTCAACGTGCGGCGTGGCGATCAGACGATGTGATGGTGCACGTCAAGCCAGGCAGGTCGCAACGGCCAGCTGATGGGGCATGCCTACGCCGCGCCCTCGACCAGAATCATGTTGAAGAAGTCCGTCGCCCCCGCGCGCTTCGCGCGCGCGTCGCGATACTGCACCGAGTCATAGAACGCCTGCGCGTCGTCGAAGGCGTCAAACTCGATGACGACGACACGTGACGGCACCCAGTTACCCTCAAGCACCGCCGTGCGGCCGCCCCGGACGATGAACTTGCCGCCGGCCGCAGCGACGGCGGCGGGGGAGAGGGCGACGTATGCCTTGTACTGCTCGGTGTCGCGGACTTTGACGTCGGCGATGATGTAGGCTGGCATGATGGAGCTGTGAGTGCCGGTGTGTCAGTGCCATACATTCCGCAGTGGCGAGACGTTGGCTGGAGCGAGAAAGATGGCGCGCGACGGCCTGCGGGACGAGGGCAACGGTTGGGGGTAAGCCGCTGCAATCAATTGGGGGAGACGCGGGATTCGTCGTTTCGAGCCAGACGGGCAATCTGAGGGTGCCCCCACGGCATGCGGACGGCCCGACGCCTTGCGTTACACCGCGCGCTTTCGACGTGGCGTTGGTGTCGACGCGACCACGTGATCGACGTAGCTGCGCAACACCGCGTTGATCTGTGACTGATACCGAGGCCCCTTGGCGCGAAAGAACTCCACGACGTCGCGGTCCAAGCGAATGGAGATCGCTTGCTTGGACACCGGCGATACCACGCGCGCACTCTGCCACAGCGTATCCGGGAGGTCGCGAAGCTCCGCCGGCGACGTCCGTTGAATTTCCGCCTCCGTGACGCGCCTGAGCCGCGCCAGATCAGCGCGCCCCTTCGTCGGGCTCGTCTTGCTCGCGGATGGCTTCGAGGGCTTCGGCATACAGGCGGCGCTCCTTGCGGTTGCTGAGACGGGCACTGATCAGGCGGCGGACCACGCCGCTGGACGGCTCGACGCGATCGGTGAACACGACCGTGAGCGCGAAGCCGTCGGCGGTGCCGAGCGCCACCACGCGTCGCTCTCCGTAGTCGCGACGCGTATCGTCGAATTCCACGTACGGGCTCGCGAATACCTGCGAGGCGAATTCAAAGTCGAACCCGCGATGCGCGAGATTCCGCAGGCTCTTGGCGGCGTCCCACTCAAAGGTCACAGGTAAAGATACAAATGTATATACACTCGCGCAAGGCCGTTGCGGAGCGAGTCAAGCGGTATAACGCCTCAGCGTTCTGCTGCAGCGCATCATATAAAGTGCGGCCGGACGGGCGGCGTGCGCCAGCACGGCGACCGCCTGCTGCACACCGCTCCGCGCTATCCGCAACAACGCCCAGTTAGGTGGCACTCACGGACTTACTTGGAGTCGAAGCTCACCTCGGTAATCGATGCCCCGAACGCGCTGGTGTGCCGTCAGACGCGTTACGCCGGTCGAGCGTGCGATCACGATACCCGTCGTGCTGCCAACCGTTGCTACCTCAGGATTATCGATGCTGTACTTGAATCCACCCTTTACCAAGCTGAGGCAACGACTTGGTCCGTCCGATACAAAGCCCTGTGCTCTGAACTGTCGCTCTTCTGCAATTCGCATCTGAGCTGTATTTGAGGAGAACGCGTTCCGACGCGCACATTGGCGATCTTCGTCTGACGCTGTGAGCGCTTGGCAACCAATACCGAGCGTTGCGATCACGACGGTGAAGTAGCGGCATTTGATCATGCGAGACCTTCAAGCTGAAAATGGTCGTTGACGCATTAGCTGAACTGGCGGCATTACGAACGGGAATGGAGAATCATGACTCAGATGTTTGAGTCCACCTAATGTTTGCTTCTGCTGCGGACACTCCAATAGAACGCGCGGGCGTAGCCCGCGCCATCCTTAGCGTGGCCGTCGGCAGCAAGCGTCGTTATGGCGCACGGACGATGCCCTGCGTTCGCAACCACGCCATCATCTCGTCCCACACGGCCGGTTGTGGCCCGCCGTCGGCGTCCCGGAGGAAATGGTCGGCGTTCGGAAAGCTCACGACGGTGTGCGTCGGAGTGCCGGCACGCGCCAGCGAGTCCAGCACGCGGCGTGAGGCGAAGGTCGGCACGCTCAGATCCCGGTCCCCGAGCAGCCAGAGGGTCGGGACCGCGGTCTTCGCGAGCAGGGGAGCAGGGTCGTACCCGCGAGGCCCCGCATACGCGAGCACCCGCGCCTCGAGCTCGCGTCGGTCGGTCACCTGGGCGGGCCGTGACCCGTCACCCGAGAGATCGCTGTAGTACTGCTCGACGCCCGTGGAGACGGCGGGACTGGCCAGCAGCACCTGAAAGCGCGGATGGTGTCGTGCGCGTTGCGCCGCGAGGGGAATGATCCACCCGGCCTGGCTCGCGCCGAAGAACCCGACGCGCGTGGCGTCGACGCCGTCGGCGGCGCGGAGTGAATCGAGCGCGACGGCGGCGTCGCCGGCCAGCTGCATGAGGACGGTCTCCGCCGAGTCGCCCCACTGCCGAAGGAAGACGCCCTCGGAGCGTCCTGTGCCACGCTTGTCGTACGTCAGCACCGCGAACCCCAGGCGCACGAGGGCCCGCATGTCGCCGCGGACATCGTCGCGGGTCAGCGGACCGGACCCGTGCACGATGACCACGGCCGGCACGGCGGCGCGTCGCCAGCGCGGCCGCGAGAGCGTGCCCTGCAGGACCACGCCGTCAGCGGCGCGCATGGCGACCGCGCGCTGCTGCATGTACAGCGGACGACTCGGATGGAACGTGAGCAAGCCAGCTCCGAGCGCGATTACCAGGGCAGCAGCGGCGGAGGTCATACGCATCTCAGGCAAGCGGAGTCGTGACGGGTAGCCTTATCGCGAACGGTGCGAGTCGCCATAACGAGTATTAGCCTGCAGGCGATCACTGCAGCCAGCGCGTTAATCAGCGGATTCCTGCAGTCTAATCCACAGCACTTCGCGTCGATGGCATAGTCGGATGTCATTGCCAAGGCGTTGCTTACGCCGCGGAGTTGTGATTTGGCACTCCGAATTAGACTGCAGATAATGCAGTCTAACGTTGTGTCGCGCCGAGAGGCCCGCAAGAGGCGCCCACCTCCGCGACACCCCACCGCAGCCCTCGGCGGGACTGCACGCCTTCACATTTCGGAAGAGCGGTCGCGGCCTGCTTTACCAACGCGTCACTCGGCGTTGCCCTCACCGACAGCATGGTGCTCGTGGCGGCGCCCACAACCGTTCCCTTGCCCCGCCACGCCACGCGTACTACGCTATCCGCCACCCGTCCCCGGAGAAACTTCATGGTGCCGACCCGTCCGCCACAGCGGAAGCCGCTACCGCGACGCTGGCGTCGTTCCCTCGCGTTCTCGTGCGCCGCGGCCCTCATGCTGACCGCGGCACGAAAGGGCACGCCAGCCGCCGAAGCCGGCCGCCGAGCGCCACTCCTGCCACACCGCGCCACCGACTCGTCGCGCATCAGCTTCACCCGCGACGTCGCACCGGTGCTGCAGAAGAACTGCCAGACGTGCCATTCGCCGGGAGGGATCGGGCCCATGCCCCTCCTCACTTACGAACACGCGCGACGCCACGGCCCGCTCATCAAACAGGTCGTGCAGGCGCGCGAGATGCCGCCGTATCAGTACGACACCCACATCGGCATTCAGAAGCTCAAGCACGACTGGCGGCTTTCGGACCAGGACATCGCCATGATTCTCCGGTGGGTGGACGAAGGCATGCCGGAAGGCGACCCGGCCGACATGCCACCCGCGCCCAAACTCCCGGAAGCGGGCCAGTACCAGCTCGCGGCGCAGTACGGCCCACCCGACCTCGTGATCAAGGCGGCCAAGTACACCGTGCCGGCCGTCGGCCAGGACCGCTGGTGGCGCCCTGCCGTGCCGAGCGGGCTCACGACCGACCGCTGCATCAAGGCCATCGAAACCAAGCCGACGGTCGCCGGGCGCAGCGTGACGCACCACGCCAACTCCACCTTCGTCCCCGGCAACGTCACCACGGAACCGGATGCCGTGGGCGGAGGCGGTCCGGGCAGCGTGCGCCTCTCCGAATACGCACTCGGCAAAATCGGCGAGATCGTTCCTGCCGACGCCTGCCGCATCGCGCCTGCGGGCTCCAACGTGCTCTTCGACATTCACTACTTCCCCAATGGGAAGGCCGTCGTTGACGATCAGCTCGAAGTCGGCATCTGGTTCCACGGGCCCGAAGTCACGCCGCAAACGCGGCACCGCCAGACACTCGGGCTCTATGGGCTGCAGAGCGGCTCGGGAGACTTCGAGATCGAGCCACGCGGCACGCTGGTCACCCAGGGCATGCATCGATTCAACACGCCGGTACGCATCGATTCCTGGCAACCGCACGGGCATCTGCGGTTGGTCGCCAAGCGGCTCGAGGTGCTGTACCCCGACGGCCGGCGCGAAACGCTGAGCATGGTGTCGAACTGGAACCCGGGCTGGCACCATAGCCACGTGTATGCCGAAGACGCAGCGCCGCTGCTGCCGGCGGGCTCCGTGATCATCAACACCGCGTGGTACGACAACACCGACAAGAACATCTTCAATCCTGATCCCGATCAATGGGTGGGCATCGGGGATCGCACCACCGACGAAATGAGCCACGCCTGGATCGCCGTCACGCAGCTCGATGAGGCAGCATATCAGCGGCTGCTCGCGCAGCGGGCCAAGAAGTGAGGGTCGCGCTTGTCGCCGTCGCGTGCTGTGTTGCCGTCCCGCTCGCGGTAGTCCCACTGAGGGCGCAACCGCAGCCGGGCGCGCGGTACCCGCTGGGGCCGAGCGCCCCCGCCGGCGCCGGCGTGGCGCCGTACTTCGACGGGTGGTACCCCAATCCCGATGGCAGCACCACGCTCTCGTTTGGATTCATGAATCGCAACGCGAGCGGCGCGGTGGATATCCCCATCGGTCCGGACAATCGGATCGAGCCGGCACAGTTCAATGGGCTGCAACCGACCCATTTCCCGGTCGTACGGTATTCCGCATTTGGTGGCCGGCGCGAACGCGGCGTATTCGCCATTCGGGTGCCCAAGGGGCACAAGGGCGACGTCGTCTGGACGTTGCAACGCAACGGCGTGACCTACTCGGTGCCCGGCCGCGCGACGAGCGAGTACTACAAGCTCTCGTACACGCCGCAGGCCGCCGGATCGATGATGCCGGTCGTGCGCTTCGCCGCCAACGGCCCCGCGTCCGCCGGCCGCGAAGGCGTGACCACCGGACCACTCACGGTCGCGGTGGGCAGCGCCCTCACGATTCGCGTCTGGATGGAGGATCGCGGCGAACGGAAACCGATCCCGGTGAACATGCTCTGGTTCAAGCACCAGGGGCCCGGCGACGTGTCCTTCGAGCCGCGCTCGGCCACCACCGCACCCGGCGGCGGCGACGCGACCACGTCCGTGCGCTTCAGTGCGCCGGGCGAGTACATGCTGCGGGTACGCGTGGACAACTTCGGCATCACCGACAGCGCGCCAGGCCAGCAGTGCTGCTGGACGAACGGCTACGTGCGCGTGAAGGTCAGCGGCTGATCACCGGTTGATCAATGGTTGATCAGCGGTTGATCAGCGGTTGATCAGCGGTTGATCAGCGGTTGATCAGCGGTTGATCAGCGGAGGGACACCGGGGACGCTGATGTGCATCGATGGCCCGTGCAACGACTCGCAGTAGGGGAGCAACGTGGTGGTGCCAACCACCATCCCGGGAACGCGAATGGGAAGCTGGGTGCCGGGATGTCCACGCTGACCGGGGCGCGTGGACTCCTCGATCATCGCGAGGGACTCGCGCACCCAGTGGTCGCGGAGCGTGGACAGCTGCGCGCGCTGCGGCGTGGTGAGCACCCCGAGCGCGTCGCGCCGTGCACGCAGCAGCGCCGTTAGCCACGCCGTCTCTGCGGCGGCCATTGCGTTCATCGCGTCGGGCAGCCCCGACAACGTGGTGAGCGCCGCCTTCGATTCGCGGGAGAGCGAAACGGTGTCAGCAAGGAGCGCGGACATCCGGTCGCGCCACCCGGCGGTACGCTCCACGTACACGGCTTCCGCGTCACAGACCGCGCGCCGCAGTCGCTGCAGGTTGGCCACCTGCCCCTCACCGAGTGCGAGATAGCCGGCGTGATACAGGATCAGGTGCGGACCGCCGAGCACGAGCTGGAGGCGCGCGTCGGAGGCCGGTGCGCTGGCGGCGTGCTCATGGACTTGCGCGGCCAGCCTTGAGGGCGACACCATCGGCGCCACGAGCAGCGCCACGAGGAGCACGACGATCACCATGAAGGGGAATCTGCATTCCCTAGCGAATACGGCAACGGCGGGGCACGTTGTCGCGACGGCTGGATCACCTTTTTCTCGATGGAGCCTCTGATGGGACGGCTTTTTCTCCTCGCCCTGCTGGCGCTCCCCGCCACCGCGAGTTCAACCGCGTCCGCGCAGCGCGGCGCCGGCGCCGAGTGGCCCATTTACGGTGGAGACCCGGGGCACACCCGGTACTCGTCGCTGAACCAGATCGACGCGTCGAATGCGGCGACGCTCGAAGTGGCGTGGCGATGGAGCGCCCGGAATCAGGGTCCCAACCCGGCCGCCGCCAGTCAGACGACGCCCATCTTCGTGAAGGGCCGGCTCTATGCCACCGCCGGTATGCACCGGAATGTGGTGGCGATCGATCCGGCCACTGGCGAAACCATCTGGATGTACCGATTCGACGAGCGTGACCGACTCGCCAAGGCACCGCGCGTGAATTCGGGGCGCGGTGTGTCGTACTGGTCGGATGGGAAAGGCGACGACCGCATTTATGTGGTCACCCCCGGTTATCATCTCATCGCCCTCGACGCTGACAACGGCCAGCCAATCCGTGGCTTCGGACTCAACGGCGTGGTGGACCTGCAGAAGAATCTCCGCGTGCGCGAGGGCGTGTCGGTAGACGGCTCAATTGGCGCAAGCTCACCGGCAGCGGTGATCGGCAATGTGCTGGTCGTGGGAGCGGCGCTGCACGTGGGCATGCAGCCGCCGTCGAAGGTGAACACGCCGGGCGACATTCGCGGCTTCGATGTACGCACGGGGCGTCTGCTCTGGACCTTCCACACCATCCCTTTGCCCGGCGAAGTCGGGAACGACAGCTGGCTCGAGAAGTCGTGGGCGTACACCGGCAATGCGGCCTCGTGGGCGCAGATCTCCTGGGATGCGCAGCTGGGCTACGTGTATCTGCCCACCGAAGCGGCAACCGGCGACTACTACGGTGGCCACCGTCCGGGGAACAACCTGTTTTCGACGAGTATCGTGGCGCTCGACGCGCGCACGGGCAAACGTGTGTGGCACTTCCAGACCATCCATCACGACATCTGGGACTGGGACAACACCACCGCGCCCATCCTCGCCGACCTCACCATTGATGGAAAGCCGCGCCGCATCCTCGCGCAGCTCACCAAGCAGGGCTTCGTGTTCGTGCTCGACCGCGTGACCGGCACACCCGTTTGGCCCATCGAGGAGCGCGCCGTACCCAAGGGGGACGTGCCTGGCGAGTGGTATAGTCCCACGCAGCCGTTCCCCACCAAGCCCGCGCCTTTCGAGCGACAGGGCTTCAGCGAGGACGACCTGCTCGACTTCACGCCGGAAATCCGCGCCCGTGCGCGGGAGATCGCGCGCCAGTACCGCTGGGGGCCGCTCTACACCCCGCCCTCATTGGCGGGCGCCGCCGACGGTACGCGCGGCACGCTCTCGCTCCCCGCGTCTACAGGCGGTGCCAACTGGGAGGGCGGTGCGCTCGACCCCGAGACGGGCTATCTGTATGTGCCGTCGGTCACGGCCCCGTCGTTCCTGGCGCTGCTCCCCGGTGGCAAGGTCTCGGACATGAACTACATCGCGGGCGGCCGGGGCGGTCAACTCGCCCCGGGCGTGCCGTTCGTGAAGCCGCCCTGGGGGCGCATCACCGCGATCGACCTCACGACGGGTAACCATGCGTGGATGGTGCCAAACGGCGACACGCCGGCGTTTGTCGCCGAGCGGCTCAAACTGCCGCCGGCCAGCATTCCCAACACCGGCCGTGCATCACGCGCCGGACTGCTGGTAACGCGTACGCTACTCTTCGCCGGTGAAGGCACAAACGGCAGCAGCAACTTCTGGGTGCTCGACAAGCGCACCGGTGCGCGCATTACGCGACTCGATATTCCGAGCGGTACGCAGACAGGCATTCCCATGACGTACATGCACGACGGGCGGCAGTACGTGGTATTCGCGACCACCGCCGGCGGGCAGGCGTCGGAGATCGTGGCGTATTCGTTGCCGCGGTAGACAAGCCGTGCGGTGGAAGTGTACACGAAGCTGGTGCAAGGGCCCTCGTTAGCAGCAACGCCTGGCCAGGTGGCAGTGCCGGCGACGCCAGGCGCGCGAGTGCTTCGTTCGCGTGCAAAGGCCGGTCAGCGTGAGCGAGGGGTTAACCTCACTCAGTCAACGATGAAGAGCGTGGCACCGATAGCGGTGATGGACTTGTGGGCTTCGGCGTGGTCGGCAACCTGATAGCTCATCCCCGGAGTTAGGGTGAAGACGCGGCCGTCCGCGAGTTCGGTCTTCAGCTCGCCCTCCAGACAGAGCAGAATGTGCCCCTTGTCGCACCAATGGTCCGCTTCATAGCCGGGGGTGTACTCCACCATTCTCACTCTGATGCCGCCAAACTCTTGAGTCCTCCAGTACGCCACACCGGTCTCTCCCTTGTGCTCAGTGCGAGGAACCTGCGACCAGTCTGTGGTCCCAAAAACGATGCCAGTCATCTTCATCATGCTCTCCCGAGTAGGTTTGGCTTCATGGCATCCGGACGGCTTGCCGCCAGAGCAGGTCAGTGCAGTGGGTGGCTCAATGCACTCCCATCACGCAGCGCCACGAATTCGCCAGTACGCGCGCGCAGCGCGCTTCCAAAGACGCCCGCCTGCAGCAAACATTGCTATGCTTGAATGACTCGGAAAGACCGAATGTCTGCTCCATTGTCGATGGCGCGTGGTTCGAGGCCCTGCGAGATAACGAGGCGGGCGAAGCGTTGTTCGTCGATTGCGGGACGATCGTGTCGGACGAGGAGTCGGCGTAACCGACGCCCCTCTTGGCGGGCACCGGCCTAACGCGTCGCCATCAACTCGAGCAGCCGCGTGGCGAGCGGGATTGCCGCGTAGCGCTCCGCGTGGGCCTGCGCAATCGTAAAGGCTGGCGCGACAGCCACATGCTCCCGCCACGCGCGCCAGTACACGTGCGCATGCGCCGTGAACGCGACGTAGGCGTTCCCGAGCTCCACTGAACGGCCGAGCCACTTCACGACGTTCGGCTCGTCATCGAGCGCTGCGAATCCTGCCGCGACGAGCTCCGTGTACTGCCAGTCGTTCCAGAGCACCGCGGCCACCGCCGGCGTCAGTGCCGTCTGCGCGGACGCCGCATCACCGGTGATCGCCGCGACCTGGAATCGCGCCATCTCCACCAGCGGATCGGGAGGAAGCATCCGCACACGCTCGAATACCTTACGGACGTGCTCGGCGTCTCCGAGCGCATAGCCCGCCATGAGCTGGAACAGCAAGTAGGGCAACTCCGGCACATTCCCAAGTTCCGCGCCAAACTCCGAGCGCAGGCGCTCCGGCTCCGCGCGGAAAATGTGCGCTGCGCGTCGGCAGAGCTCCGTGTAGCCGTTGCCGTGCGCCCGCGTCACCGCATCCGCCAAGACCTGCGCGGCATCGACTCGTCCAGAGAACAGCAGGATGATGGAGTACCAGACCCCGACGTCTTCATCGGTGGGCATCGCGTCGTAGGCGGCAGCGAGTCCGCGGAGCGCCCCATCCGTGTCCCCACGCGCGGCGGCTACAAGCCCGCGAATCTCGTTGACATACGGGCTCGTCGGTGCGATACGCTCGATAGCATCAGCGTATCCGAGTGCCTTGTCCAAGTACGTTACGTCACCCGACACACCGTGGTTCACCGCCGCCCAGCAGGCGCGCCCAAGTCCGCGCAACACGAAGACGTTCTGCGGCTCCAGGCGCGATGCCTCAGCGAGGTGTGACATCGCCCGCTGGAATCCAGATACGTTGAACGCCTCGAGCCCCTCGCGCGCCCGGAGGTACTCGTCGTAGGCCGCGCCGCTGGAGATCGGATGCTCAAGCAGCGACGCCTGCTCGGTAGCGGAGAGCCGCAATCGCAACGCGTCCACGATGGCCTGCGCGACACGATCTTGCATGTCAAAGACGTCGTCGAGTGTGCCGTCGAACTTCTCAGTCCAGAGCGTGTGATCACTCTCCGCCTCAAGCAGCGACACCGCGATGCGTATGCGAGCCCCCGCCTTGCGCACACTGCCCTCGAGCAGGTGCGTGACTCCGAGTGCGCGCGCGATCTCCGCCGGTGGCCC contains the following coding sequences:
- a CDS encoding DUF5990 family protein; protein product: MTASELVVRIRVESPPPDVAWALQLGRTELSPPTRCSPHLEFEASVRVVVGTNGELDFRGPAVQGPRAGRFIYLTSGTRAGQFGSCWDRRAKVSLEGLRPLLAQRFGDTSGTMGVASIAGTSRDGGPACASVPLLGVGWSVVPRTG
- a CDS encoding GNAT family N-acetyltransferase, producing MIEITHAVVAHEIETVRLLLMEYQAQLDVDLAYQDFETEVRHLPGAYAGPSGRLLLATLENQPVGMVALRDAGGGRAEMKRLFVRPTGRGHGVGRALVARLLREARAARYEEVVLDTLPSMQSAQRLYEQFGFVDIPAYRASPVPGTRYLGLTLGVV
- a CDS encoding DUF1330 domain-containing protein; protein product: MPAYIIADVKVRDTEQYKAYVALSPAAVAAAGGKFIVRGGRTAVLEGNWVPSRVVVIEFDAFDDAQAFYDSVQYRDARAKRAGATDFFNMILVEGAA
- a CDS encoding BrnA antitoxin family protein, coding for MPKPSKPSASKTSPTKGRADLARLRRVTEAEIQRTSPAELRDLPDTLWQSARVVSPVSKQAISIRLDRDVVEFFRAKGPRYQSQINAVLRSYVDHVVASTPTPRRKRAV
- a CDS encoding BrnT family toxin — protein: MTFEWDAAKSLRNLAHRGFDFEFASQVFASPYVEFDDTRRDYGERRVVALGTADGFALTVVFTDRVEPSSGVVRRLISARLSNRKERRLYAEALEAIREQDEPDEGAR
- a CDS encoding alpha/beta hydrolase family protein produces the protein MRMTSAAAALVIALGAGLLTFHPSRPLYMQQRAVAMRAADGVVLQGTLSRPRWRRAAVPAVVIVHGSGPLTRDDVRGDMRALVRLGFAVLTYDKRGTGRSEGVFLRQWGDSAETVLMQLAGDAAVALDSLRAADGVDATRVGFFGASQAGWIIPLAAQRARHHPRFQVLLASPAVSTGVEQYYSDLSGDGSRPAQVTDRRELEARVLAYAGPRGYDPAPLLAKTAVPTLWLLGDRDLSVPTFASRRVLDSLARAGTPTHTVVSFPNADHFLRDADGGPQPAVWDEMMAWLRTQGIVRAP
- a CDS encoding c-type cytochrome, whose protein sequence is MVPTRPPQRKPLPRRWRRSLAFSCAAALMLTAARKGTPAAEAGRRAPLLPHRATDSSRISFTRDVAPVLQKNCQTCHSPGGIGPMPLLTYEHARRHGPLIKQVVQAREMPPYQYDTHIGIQKLKHDWRLSDQDIAMILRWVDEGMPEGDPADMPPAPKLPEAGQYQLAAQYGPPDLVIKAAKYTVPAVGQDRWWRPAVPSGLTTDRCIKAIETKPTVAGRSVTHHANSTFVPGNVTTEPDAVGGGGPGSVRLSEYALGKIGEIVPADACRIAPAGSNVLFDIHYFPNGKAVVDDQLEVGIWFHGPEVTPQTRHRQTLGLYGLQSGSGDFEIEPRGTLVTQGMHRFNTPVRIDSWQPHGHLRLVAKRLEVLYPDGRRETLSMVSNWNPGWHHSHVYAEDAAPLLPAGSVIINTAWYDNTDKNIFNPDPDQWVGIGDRTTDEMSHAWIAVTQLDEAAYQRLLAQRAKK
- a CDS encoding pyrroloquinoline quinone-dependent dehydrogenase, coding for MGRLFLLALLALPATASSTASAQRGAGAEWPIYGGDPGHTRYSSLNQIDASNAATLEVAWRWSARNQGPNPAAASQTTPIFVKGRLYATAGMHRNVVAIDPATGETIWMYRFDERDRLAKAPRVNSGRGVSYWSDGKGDDRIYVVTPGYHLIALDADNGQPIRGFGLNGVVDLQKNLRVREGVSVDGSIGASSPAAVIGNVLVVGAALHVGMQPPSKVNTPGDIRGFDVRTGRLLWTFHTIPLPGEVGNDSWLEKSWAYTGNAASWAQISWDAQLGYVYLPTEAATGDYYGGHRPGNNLFSTSIVALDARTGKRVWHFQTIHHDIWDWDNTTAPILADLTIDGKPRRILAQLTKQGFVFVLDRVTGTPVWPIEERAVPKGDVPGEWYSPTQPFPTKPAPFERQGFSEDDLLDFTPEIRARAREIARQYRWGPLYTPPSLAGAADGTRGTLSLPASTGGANWEGGALDPETGYLYVPSVTAPSFLALLPGGKVSDMNYIAGGRGGQLAPGVPFVKPPWGRITAIDLTTGNHAWMVPNGDTPAFVAERLKLPPASIPNTGRASRAGLLVTRTLLFAGEGTNGSSNFWVLDKRTGARITRLDIPSGTQTGIPMTYMHDGRQYVVFATTAGGQASEIVAYSLPR
- a CDS encoding DHCW motif cupin fold protein; this translates as MKMTGIVFGTTDWSQVPRTEHKGETGVAYWRTQEFGGIRVRMVEYTPGYEADHWCDKGHILLCLEGELKTELADGRVFTLTPGMSYQVADHAEAHKSITAIGATLFIVD
- a CDS encoding protein kinase domain-containing protein, which encodes MSQIPERLIAALADRYRIEGELGAGGMATVYHAMDLRHDREVAIKVLNPELSASLGAERFLSEIRITAKLQHPHIVPVFDSGDAGGHLFFVMPRIEGETLRARMERGGPLPVAEALRYVREVADALAYAHDRSILHRDLKPENILVSGEHALLADFGIAASTGTPIAQRLTQTGVAVGTPAYMSPEQATGERTLGPSSDIYALGAICFELLTGTPPFTGATYEAILVQRITQDAPRASSRRADTPARCDAAIAKALARDPAARFATASAFAEALGDMNAVPVAEGPSLAVLPFANLSADADNGYFADGLTEEVILMLSKVSALRVRSRTSVAQYRERTGPPAEIARALGVTHLLEGSVRKAGARIRIAVSLLEAESDHTLWTEKFDGTLDDVFDMQDRVAQAIVDALRLRLSATEQASLLEHPISSGAAYDEYLRAREGLEAFNVSGFQRAMSHLAEASRLEPQNVFVLRGLGRACWAAVNHGVSGDVTYLDKALGYADAIERIAPTSPYVNEIRGLVAAARGDTDGALRGLAAAYDAMPTDEDVGVWYSIILLFSGRVDAAQVLADAVTRAHGNGYTELCRRAAHIFRAEPERLRSEFGAELGNVPELPYLLFQLMAGYALGDAEHVRKVFERVRMLPPDPLVEMARFQVAAITGDAASAQTALTPAVAAVLWNDWQYTELVAAGFAALDDEPNVVKWLGRSVELGNAYVAFTAHAHVYWRAWREHVAVAPAFTIAQAHAERYAAIPLATRLLELMATR